From the genome of Blautia hydrogenotrophica DSM 10507:
GTACTCCAAGGAATTGAGAAATACAAAGGTAAGTATATTGTGTACAGCCTGGGAAATTTCTGTTTTGGCGGAAATTCTTACCCCAGTGATATGGACACCATGATCTTCCAGCAGACTTTCACAATCGATTCTTCCGGTGTACAGCCTGACGGACAAATCCATGTAATTCCCTGTTCCATCTCCTCCGCCTCAGGATATAATAACTATCAACCGACTCCCGCCCAGGGAAGCGAAGCCGAAAGAATTCTGACCAAGATCAATGAGAGAAGTCAGCTGATTGAAGGGGAAGGAGTGATCCTCCCCCTCACTGAATGATTCACATGTCCTGTCACGAAATCACTCTTCGATTTTTGCGACAGTTTTTTTCAAAAACTTTCCTATCATTCTATTATAGGTCTCAGGTTTCTCATAAATTCCCATATGTCCAGCTCCAGGCACCAACACCAAATCTGAATTCGGAATCAGGTTATGAATATGGCGCGTGTGGTTCTCTTTGATTAAATCTTTCTCCCCGGCAATAATCAAAACAGGTACTTTCAAACGAGACAATTCTCTTTCGTTTATGTGGGGATGGCAGGCCATAAGGCCATACAGTTGCCATTTCAAACAAGCTCTTTGATTTATCTTTCCTATCTTTTCATAGAGCCAATACATCAGCTTTGTTCTCAAATAAAATCCCTTTTTCATACCTTGGGGATTTAAATTACCACTTACAAGTATGAGAGACGTAACCCGTTTCGGACTGCGCAAAGCCACTTCCAAAGCCAAATTTGCGCCATCACTAAACCCCAAAAAAGCTGCTTTTTCTATCCCCAGGCATTCCAAAACTGCTTCTACATCCTTAGCTAACAGCCCAAAATTCCATCTCCGATATCCAGGCGAAGACTTCCCATGCCCTCTTGTGTCAATCAAGATCAGTTGATACTCTCTTCGAAAGAATTGAATCTGGCTTCTAAAATATTTGTGATTCTCCCCATTCCCGTGTAGCAGTACCAATGGTTTTCCCTGTCCGATCACCTGATAAAAAATATGCGCATCTTCCACCCACACAT
Proteins encoded in this window:
- a CDS encoding alpha/beta fold hydrolase, which encodes MKKKEHYVWVEDAHIFYQVIGQGKPLVLLHGNGENHKYFRSQIQFFRREYQLILIDTRGHGKSSPGYRRWNFGLLAKDVEAVLECLGIEKAAFLGFSDGANLALEVALRSPKRVTSLILVSGNLNPQGMKKGFYLRTKLMYWLYEKIGKINQRACLKWQLYGLMACHPHINERELSRLKVPVLIIAGEKDLIKENHTRHIHNLIPNSDLVLVPGAGHMGIYEKPETYNRMIGKFLKKTVAKIEE